The nucleotide sequence CTTTTTCCACATTTAGGCCGAAGGTTTCTGATTTGCGGATGGATTCTAATAAATGTGCGGATTCTAAAAGTGCTTTTGTAGGAATACAACCCCAGTTTAAACATACCCCGCCTAGTTTTTCTTTTTCTACTAGACATACGTTCAATCCGAGTTGGGCTGCTCGAATGGCAGCCACATATCCTCCCGGTCCACCGCCGATCACAGTAAGGTCATAGTTCTCCGCCATCTCATTCCTCCGGATGGCAATTTTGGATTTTTATTCCGACTCTGGGAAGAAGATTTTCTAGGTTTTTTCGCACGGAGCTCACAGAGAACACGGAGAAAAAATTAGGACGTACGTGTTGGAACTCCTACGTCACGATTTTTCACGAATTGAATACCTCCGTGAACTCAGTGCTCTCTGTGCGAAATGAAGACTAATTACTCTTCTTCTTCAGAACCAAGATCATTCTACTCGCATTACTTTTGAATTTTACTTCGTTGTAGTTGGAGTATACATGTAGGATCTCCATTCTGTGTTTTGCGAGCATTCTTTGGAGTTCCACTAGGAAATAGGCTCTCATCAAATGTTTGTCTTTGATCTCTTTTGCGTTCAGATTATAGATATAATTTACTTCGACGACAGTGGATTGGTCCGCTCTGACTAGGCGAAATCCTCTGTTTCTTTGTATGGTAGTGTTTTTGGCCTTGATCTGAGCAACCGGACCGATCGCTTTTCTTTTGATCTTGCGAAGAGGTTCCGCATTCCAAACTTCTAAAACTGCGATGCCTGCCGGTTTTAGGTTCAGCTCCAGATTTTTGAGAGCCGCTTCT is from Leptospira sp. WS58.C1 and encodes:
- a CDS encoding class I SAM-dependent DNA methyltransferase, with protein sequence MKLYSELAEYYFDIEKNARKFEMETQFIDRLFRKHRVRNILDLGCGTGEHVTHFQSLGYKSRGIDSSIKMIEVAKKRYSHCKFEVGAMQSYKSQEKWDAIISLFGSFNYLLSNEEVEAALKNLELNLKPAGIAVLEVWNAEPLRKIKRKAIGPVAQIKAKNTTIQRNRGFRLVRADQSTVVEVNYIYNLNAKEIKDKHLMRAYFLVELQRMLAKHRMEILHVYSNYNEVKFKSNASRMILVLKKKSN